From Candidatus Hoaglandella endobia, a single genomic window includes:
- a CDS encoding NAD(P)/FAD-dependent oxidoreductase, which translates to MGITLKKIVIIGGGAGGLELATSLGHKLGRRQQADITLVDRNHSHLWKPLLHEVAVGSLDESIDALSYMAHARSHNYQFQLGTMHDIDRENKNILLDKILDSRGELLVPARRLYYDILVVALGSMSNDFGTEGVKEYCIFLDNLRQAQHFHKEMLNLFLKFSTQGKIGAKVNIVIVGGGATGVELSAELHNAVQQLHSYGFGLDNQALNVTLIEAGERILPAMSSRISVAVHQELTKLGVRVITKTIVTSADAGGLHTKDGKYIQAELMVWAAGIKAPDFMHNNFGLEVNHINQLVVKPTLQSTLDPVIFAIGDCASCSMPDGSVVPPRAQAAHQMASHVHGNIIAMLRDRPLKAYLYKDHGSLISLSCFNTVGSLMMGNQMCSSMMIKGRIARMVYTALYRMHQISLHGYIKTGLIMLVGRINRVIRPHLKLY; encoded by the coding sequence TTGGGTATAACACTAAAAAAAATTGTTATTATAGGCGGTGGTGCCGGAGGTTTGGAGTTAGCAACCAGTCTGGGACATAAATTGGGCCGTCGTCAACAGGCCGATATCACCTTGGTGGATCGCAATCACAGTCATCTTTGGAAACCACTACTGCATGAAGTAGCTGTCGGTTCGCTCGATGAAAGTATTGATGCTCTTAGCTATATGGCGCATGCTCGTAGCCATAATTACCAATTTCAACTTGGTACAATGCACGATATTGATCGTGAAAACAAAAATATCTTGCTGGATAAAATCCTAGATAGCCGGGGTGAATTGTTGGTTCCTGCGCGTCGATTATACTACGACATTTTAGTCGTAGCACTCGGCAGCATGTCAAATGATTTTGGTACCGAGGGCGTTAAAGAATATTGTATTTTTCTTGATAACCTGCGTCAGGCACAGCATTTCCATAAAGAAATGCTTAATTTGTTTTTGAAGTTTTCCACACAGGGCAAAATCGGCGCTAAAGTTAATATAGTGATAGTCGGCGGGGGGGCAACCGGAGTAGAATTATCGGCTGAGCTGCATAACGCGGTACAGCAGTTGCATAGTTATGGCTTTGGGCTAGATAATCAAGCGCTAAATGTGACCCTGATTGAGGCTGGAGAACGTATTCTTCCAGCTATGTCGTCACGCATTTCGGTTGCAGTGCATCAGGAACTTACCAAGCTCGGTGTGCGAGTGATAACGAAGACCATTGTGACTAGTGCCGATGCTGGCGGATTGCATACTAAGGATGGTAAATATATTCAGGCCGAGCTAATGGTGTGGGCTGCCGGCATCAAAGCGCCGGATTTTATGCATAACAACTTCGGACTGGAAGTTAATCATATTAATCAGCTCGTGGTCAAACCCACGCTGCAATCGACCCTCGATCCTGTGATTTTTGCCATTGGTGACTGTGCATCGTGCTCGATGCCCGACGGGAGTGTGGTACCGCCACGTGCGCAGGCCGCGCATCAAATGGCCTCTCATGTCCACGGCAATATTATAGCTATGCTACGCGATCGACCGCTGAAAGCATACCTTTATAAGGATCACGGTTCGCTGATTTCTCTATCATGCTTTAACACTGTTGGTAGCCTAATGATGGGTAATCAGATGTGTAGTTCGATGATGATAAAGGGGCGTATTGCACGCATGGTTTACACTGCCCTTTACCGTATGCATCAAATCTCGCTGCACGGTTATATTAAAACCGGTTTAATTATGTTAGTTGGAAGAATCAATCGTGTAATACGGCCGCACCTTAAACTTTATTAA